AGCAATGGTCTTGAAATCCGGTGCCAATCGGCCCAGCAGCCACATCACCTCGACATTGCGTTGGCACTCAGCTTCCAGGCGCCGGGAGGAGCGGATGCGCTGGAAGTAACCGTACAGATAAAGCTTGAGTAGATCCGCTGGATCATAGCCAGGACGTCCAGTCTTGAGTGGTTCGGCCTTGCTGAAACCCAGAGCCTGCAGATCCAGGCGGGCGACATAGGCCTCGATCACCCGTACCAGGTGATCCTCCGGCACCAGCTCCTCCAATGTGGGAGGAAACAGGCTGCTTTGCTGACGACCTTCGCCCTGGATGTAGCCCATAAACGACAATGCCCCCATCGACTGATGGAGGCATTGTCTTCAGCTTGCTCTCAGACTGCTAGGTTTTCACACAGTCTGGAGCAGGCGGCTTTTTCGTCGGCGGGATTTATTCGTCGCCGGCGGAGAAGTCGTAGTCCATCGACTGGCTCGGGCCCTGCAGGTAGTAGCCCTGAATGAAGTTGACCCCGGCCTGCCACAGCGTCGCCAGTACGCTGGCACTTTCGACGAAGGGCACGATGGTCAGCTTGGCCTGGGCATGCAAGCTGCTGAGTAGGGTTTTCAGCGCTTCCTGGTTCTCTGCATTGCTCAGGTCCTGGGAGAAGGAACCGTCGACTTTGACGAAGTCCACTTGCAGGTGCTTGAGCGTGTTGAACGGGTTCAGGGCGCAGCCGAACTGGCTCAGAGCGACCTTGCAGTGCAGCTCAGCCAGGCCCTGGGTCAGCACCTTGGCCTGTTTCAGGTAGGTAATGGCATCGGGCTCGCTGAACTGGAATACCAGTGAATCCGATGGCAGGCGAGCGGCCTTGAGGGCCACGCTTAGCCAGGGCAACAAGGTCTGATCCTGCAGGCTGGCGCTGGACAGGTGCACGAACAGGCGGGTGTTGTGGCCTTTGGAGCGGTGGTCGGCCAGCAGCTTGATCGAGTTGAGGATCACCCAGCGGTCGATTTTCTCGCCCAGGCCCGCGTCCTTGGCCGCGGCGAGGAACTGCGCCGGCGGAACCTCTTCGCCCTGTGGGCTGAGCAGGCGCAGCAGCACTTCGTAATGTTCGTGGGCGTCGCCACGCAGGCTGATGATTGGCTGGAACAGTAGGCGGAAGCTGTTGTTCTCCAGTGCCTGCTGCACCATCGCCAGCAGGTTGCCGCGGTTGGCGGCTGCGGCCAGCTCATCGGCCGGGTTGAACAGCTTGATGGCGTTGCCGTCGCTGAGCTCGTCGGCGCAGCGGTGCGCGCGATCGATGACTTCCTGTGCCTTGGCGGTTTTCTCACTGAGCCCCGCCACGCCGATTGAAAGCGTGGTCTGTACGGTGCGGCCGCTGACGTCGAACAGGTGGCCTTCGACCTTCTTCAGCAGGGCTGCCAGACTGGCCTGGCACTGCTCGGGCGTCTGGAGCGGCAGTAGGGCGGCGAACACGTCGTCACCGAAGCGGGCCAGCTGGGTCTCCATCGGGAAATGCGCGCGCAGCAGGCCGGCCAGGTCGGTCAGCAGCATGTCGATGCCGGCCAGGCCGATTTCGCCCTGCATGCCGGCGTAGCGGTCGACCCGGATATACGCCAGGGTCGAGGGCTGGCCGCTGTTGATGGCGCGTTCGGCGGCGTTGTCCATCAGCTCGAGGAAGTGGTTGCGGTTGAATAGGCCAGTGACTAGGTCCTGGCTGCTGATCTCACGCAGTTTCTCTTCCAGTTCGGCATTGGACGTTTGCGCGCGGATCACCACCTGAATGCACGGCTCGCCATCATAGGTGGCGGGGGAAAAGGTCATTTGCGCGGCGAAGCTGCTGCCATCGGCGCGCACGCCCTGGCAGTTGAGCTCGGCGTGGCCTTCAGCGCTCTGGTAGTTCTTCAGGAAGTCCTTGAACGCCCCGTGATCGGCACTTGCGATCAAGTCGATCATCGGCATGCCTTCGAGCTCATCACCGTCCTCGTAGCTGAACAGCTCGAGATAGGCACGGTTGGCATAGATGTGCATGCCGTCGTGGACATAGGTGATGGCGTCGACCGAGCTTTCCAGTAGCAGCTGGCAGCGTTTCTCGGCTTCGCGTAATGCCACTTCGGCGGCACGACGGGCGCGGCGCTCTTCGAGATTGGCCAGCTCGCGCTTGGCGACCAGCACCAGGCGTTCATCCTCGCCTTGCGGCAGGGCGTCTTGTGCGCCGAACAGCAGGGCTTCGGTAATGATCTCGGAGTCATTCTCCTCGACCAGTTGGATGACCGGGATGTCCTTGGCCTGGCGGCGAATGGCGGTTATCGCCTCGCTGGGTTCTAAGTGCTCGCTACTGGGGGCGCAGATCAGCAAGTCCCAAGTCTGTTGCAGGCTTTCAGCAAGGTCGTCGCTGGAGGTCAGGCGATGCACGCGAGTGGCATGTCCTGCATTGCGGAACAGACTGACTAGGCGCTCTGCTTCGTTCTGCGAGTCTTCGAGAATCAGCAGGCGGATGGTTTTTTTTTCGATGGCCATAGAGGGGTCATTACCGCGCCGAACGGACGCGAAAAAGCGACAAATGGTGAGTCCACCGGAGCCTACAGCGACTTCCAGAGCGAGTCAAAATCTTCCTCCCCGGCAGGCTTCTGGCTTTGCGAGGCTGTGACCGGTGTCCCGGCTGAGGCTTCTTCCACGCCCACTCGGTGATATTCGAACTGGCTGAAGCTGCCGGTGCTGACTTGCTTGCGCGTCAGTACCGCGCGGTGCTCTTCGCCGTGGTCGTTGATCAGTACCTTGCTGCCTTCCTGGAACGGCAGGCGCGGCGTGATCAGGCTGGCAGGGCGGGAAATGGCGCTGATTTCCGGCAGCAGCAGGGCGCGCAGGTACTGGCTGTTCTGCTCGCCTTTGCGCAGCAGTTGCAGGCCGCACGGGCGCGCGTGCGGTGCGATCAGCTCGATCCCCATCTGCGTGCCGCCGCCGCGGACCTGACGAATCCAGCGCACGATGGCCACGCTCCAGCCCTGGCTGGGATTGTCTTGTACGCCTAACAGTTCGCCGGCCTGCAGTTGGCTGGGGACGTCCTTTGGCCAGGAAAGGCAATAGCCACCGGGGCTGTGATTGACGATGGGCAGAGGAAAGGTCGGGTAGCTTTCGCCATTGCTCTCGGGTTGAGCCTGCTCGCCGGGGGTTACCTTGGTGTACTGAATCTCTTCGAAGTGGATTTCGTCAGCCGCATTGCGTTGGGCATCGAAGGCGTTCGACCAGACGTCAGGCTCGCCGGTAACCGGCTTGAACACCGCTGCGCCGATCTCCACGGGACGCTTGAGCACTTCGGCGAACGAGCTGCGTCCGGCGAGGAAGAAGTGCAGCGCGGTCATGCCGATGCACAGGGTCAGGCTGCCGTGGCCCGCAGTGCGCTGGAAGGTGCGTTCGGCGATGTCGCCCCAGGCCGCCGCGACGTGTTGCAGCAGGTCGAGGCTGATGCCCTCCGGAATCATCAGGCGCGATTTGCTGCGCTCTTCTTCCGGCAGATCGAGGTACTCCTTGATGGCGTCGACCAGCGGCTGGGTATCGATACCCAGCAGGTTGTGCAGTTCGCTGCTCTGGTACAGCGACTTGTAGCGTGGTGGGCCGTCGATCTGTGGCGCCAGCACGAACAGGCTGTCTGGATCATCGCCGGCCTGCAGCTTGACCAGCGTGCTCCAAGGCTCCAGCGCTTCTGCCAGGCGTGCGATGCCGTTCTGGCGCATCTGGTTGGTACGCGCGCAGCCCAGCAGCAGTGCGGTCACGTAGGTCTGCTCGGTGCTCATGCCCTGAGTATGGCGTGCCAACGGGTCACGAATGACCTGACGCTGCAGGCGCTGCTCGCAGGCAATCTGATAGAGCTGGTGCAGCTCCAGCCAGAGCCCTTCGGGCACCGGGCAGTAAAGCTGACTGGCACGAATCAGCGGGCAGCACAGGCTGTGGCTGGCACGCTGCAGGGAGACGGCGAGCAGTTGGTCGCGATCCTTGCCGCTACGGGTGATCACGCGGGAAATGATCAGCTTGTAGCCAACGGCCAGGTGGTTCTGTAACGCCTGGCACAGGTTGGCCACCTTGCGCGGGCGTTCGTCGAGCACGATGGCCTGGTTGAGAAAGTGGCGTTCCAGGTGTTGGCAGACGAAGCTGACTTCCGGGCGTAGCAACTCCAGCAACTGCAGACGGTTTTCCGAGGGAGTGAGGAATTGATTGAGTTCCACCAGGCTCTGATACAGCTGGCGTGCAGTTTCACCGATGTTCGCCTTGGGCAGGCCAGCGATCCAACGTTTGAGATCGCGGGGGCTGCCGTCGCAGAAGCTGAGGCTCTGCTTGCTCGGCGTGGGAACGCGCAATAGCTGAAGGTGGGTACTCTGTTTATCCATCAAACTCGGAGGCTCCGGCCACGCACTAGCAAGCGGCTCTAGTAACAGTCTTTCGAACTCTAGCAGTATCTGCTTGGGCTGGCAGCCCGTCTGTGTGGACGGTCTACCTCGCCAGAGTACGGATCTATGACCGAACGGTCGAGATGCGGGTGCTTTTTCTCAGCAGCTCAGTCCTGAGTTGTGCCCATCAGTTGGCCCATGCGCACCGCGCTGCCAGCGTCCAGCTCTTGCGCCCATTGCACCTGATTCGGGCCGAACAGGACGATGGCAGTGGAGCCCAGCTTGAAACGGCCCATTTCGGCGCCCTTGGCCAGTTCGATTGGCCCGCGTGCTTGCGCGTCATAGCGTGTGCTCTTGAGCTCGCGCTTGGGTGGGGTGACCAGGCCGGCCCATACCGTCTCGACGCTGGCGACGATCATCGCGCCCACGAGCACTACCGCCATCGGACCGCGCTCGGTATCAAACAGGCAGACCACGCGCTCGTTGCGGGCAAACAGCTCCGGCACATTTTCTGCGGTGGTCTGGTTGACCGAGAACAGGCGACCCGGCACGTAGACCATTTCTTTCAGCGTGCCCCCCAGCGGCATATGCACGCGGTGGTAATCCTTCGGTGAGAGGTACACGGTGGCGAACTGGCCACCCATGAACGGCGCTGCGCGTTCGGCGTCGCCGCCAAGCAATTCGACAGCGCTGAAGCTGTGGCCCTTGGCCTGGAAGATGCGGCCGTGCTCGATGGCGCCGAGTTGGCTGATCGCGCCGTCGGCCGGGCTGAGAATCGCGCCGGGAGTTTCATCCAACGGGCGCGCGCCGTCTTTCAGGGCGCGGGTGAAGAACGCGTTGAAGTGTTCGTAAGTGCGCAGGTCTTCGACTTGCGCTTCGCTCATGTTGACCTGGTACTGCTTGGCGAACCACGAGATCAGCGGATTCTTCAGCCAGCCGATACGGCATTCGGCAACGCAGCCGATCAGGCGCGACAGCAGGTGATGAGGCAGCAGGTACTGGCTGAGGATAAAAAGACGTTGTTTCATCGTGTTTCCTTGAAGGTTCTGAACCGGCACTGGCGTGGCCAGGCCGGGGATATCTGATCGTCGGCGCGCTCAGCGTTCGATGGGGGTGTCGGGCAGATTGCCCCACTCGGACCAGGAGCCTGCATAGGCCTTCACGCGTGGATAGCCGAGCGCCTTGGCCACCACATAGCTGAAGCCGGAGCGGCGGTGCGTCTGGCAGTGAGTGATCACTTCCTTGTCGGGCGTGATGCCCAGGTTTTGCAGGACATCGGCGATGTCCGTACGGATGCGCATGCCGCGTTGCGGGTCCATGCCCGCGGTCCACTCGAAATGGGTGGCGCCGGGGATATGCCCGCCACGCGCTGAACTCAGTTTTTCGCCGCGGTACTCGTCTGCGCCGCGCACGTCCCAGATGGCCAGGTCGGCAGCATCCAGGCGCGATTGCAGATAATCGCGAGTGGCGGTGGGGGCGTCGCTCAGCGTCAGTGATACCTCGGTGCGGGTCACGGCTGGTTCTTCCTGGCTCAGCTCGAGGCCATCGCCAACCCAGGCCTGCAAGCCGCCGTTGAGGAAGTGGTAGCGCGAATGGCCGATCACGTCGAGCAGCCAGATGAAACGACCGGCCCAGGGGCCGCCCTCATCGTCGTAGACCACATAAGTGGCATCGGCGTGGTGGCCAATATCGGCGAACAGCGCTTCGAGTTGGGCTTGCTCGGGTAGTAGGCCGGGAGCGGGCGGGGCACCCAGTTGCGTGCGCTTGGTATCGACCCAGCGTGCGCCGGGGATATGGCCGGCTGCATAACGCGCAGCACTGCTCAGGTCGAGCAGGATCAGATCGGGGGCGTCCAGGCGCTCAGCCAGCTCGGCTGGCTCGATCACCAATGGCAAGTTGTCGAAGGCGGACATGACGGCCTCCTTGAATGAAAAGAGGTCGATTGTAGCGGAAACAGAGCGCTTCAGCGCCCGCGCCTGGAAAAGCTGCCCAGTGCGCGCTCGATGCACTGCACGGTCTTGCCGAACGCCTGCAGGCAGACGTCGTTGAGTGGTTGGCCGCCCTGGTCCGCTATAACCAGCATCACCACGCGACCATTGTTGGCCACAGAGCGCAGCAGCAGGTGTTCGCTGGGGAAAAGTGCCTTGAGGTTGCCGGGCAGCAAGGCAGAAAACTGCGCGATGTTGCTCGGTGTCAGGCGCAGTTGCCCGGGCGCGCTGAGCAGGCGCTTCAACACCTGGCTCTGTGCCGGATCGAGGCTGAGGCTCGCAGCGCTGGCGTCGAGGCCGGCATGTTGCTGGCTCTGCAGGCGAGTGTGATTACGATCGGCAAGTAGCAGCAGCACGCGCTTCATACCGCAGGCCTGCAAGGCGTCTCGGGCGCAGGCAGTCAGCTGTGGCACGTTGGCAAAGGTGCTGGGGTCGGAGAGCAAGCGTGCGCAGTGCTGGCGCCAGGCGGCGAGGTCATCGCGTTTTGGGGGGGCAGCTACGCTCACGGCTGGTTTGAGGCGATGAGCGTCCCAGGGCCAGATCAGTGCCAGCGCCGGGTGCCACAGTGCGGGGTCGTGGATCAAGCGCGCGCTGCTCACGGCATGCTGGTGCACTTCCTGCTGCAGTTCGTTGAGGGGTATCTGCAGGTACAGCCTGGTCAGTCTTTGCCAGCGCAGGCAGTGCGCGGTATCCCAGGCCTGATGCGCTGAGACCGCCAGGCCGTTGGCCAGCAGCACGCAATTGCTCGGGTGAGTGAGCCAGTGGCGCAGGGGGATGTCGGCGTCGAGCATCTGCTGTAGATGCAGGGAATGCTCGTTATCACGGGCGATGTGCAGTGCCTTGACCAATTGACGCCGATCTCGCTCCAGCAAGCGGTAGCCGCGAACGATCCACTCGGGCAGGCGCCAGCGCTCGGCCAGTTTGACGCACAGCTGGATCAAGGTGACCCCGAGCAATTCCTTCTCGACGACGGCAGGGCGCTCGCCTTTTAGTAGTACGCGCTGTTCCCACGCTTCGAAGAGTTGAGGATGGGCGCACAGCAGCGGCCAGATAGGGGAGAGAAACAGCAGGCTGCAGCCGTGCAGTTCATTCCACAGGCGTGCCAGGCGTGCGCCGAACAGGCCGCGCGCCTGTTGGCTGGCATGCTGACTAATCAGCAGGATCTGCTTGAGTGGCAGAGGGATGTCGCTTTCTGGCAGGGCAGGTGCCTGGTTGAGAAGGGCTTCGCAGCGGCTCAGTCCCAGACGTGAAAGTGCCGTTTCGACACTCTCGGCGGGATCGCTGAGGCTGTTGCCCGACTGGTTGGCTTCGCGCAGCACTTGCAGGGCAAAGGATGGGCTGGCTTCTATCGCCTCGGCAATTTCGCGCCAGGTGCGGCGGCTGTCGG
The genomic region above belongs to Pseudomonas sediminis and contains:
- a CDS encoding rhodanese-like domain-containing protein; its protein translation is MSAFDNLPLVIEPAELAERLDAPDLILLDLSSAARYAAGHIPGARWVDTKRTQLGAPPAPGLLPEQAQLEALFADIGHHADATYVVYDDEGGPWAGRFIWLLDVIGHSRYHFLNGGLQAWVGDGLELSQEEPAVTRTEVSLTLSDAPTATRDYLQSRLDAADLAIWDVRGADEYRGEKLSSARGGHIPGATHFEWTAGMDPQRGMRIRTDIADVLQNLGITPDKEVITHCQTHRRSGFSYVVAKALGYPRVKAYAGSWSEWGNLPDTPIER
- a CDS encoding HDOD domain-containing protein encodes the protein MSTSKSLPRTLDAWLQQLGKLPLPIEQQQHLRLRRILADSRRTWREIAEAIEASPSFALQVLREANQSGNSLSDPAESVETALSRLGLSRCEALLNQAPALPESDIPLPLKQILLISQHASQQARGLFGARLARLWNELHGCSLLFLSPIWPLLCAHPQLFEAWEQRVLLKGERPAVVEKELLGVTLIQLCVKLAERWRLPEWIVRGYRLLERDRRQLVKALHIARDNEHSLHLQQMLDADIPLRHWLTHPSNCVLLANGLAVSAHQAWDTAHCLRWQRLTRLYLQIPLNELQQEVHQHAVSSARLIHDPALWHPALALIWPWDAHRLKPAVSVAAPPKRDDLAAWRQHCARLLSDPSTFANVPQLTACARDALQACGMKRVLLLLADRNHTRLQSQQHAGLDASAASLSLDPAQSQVLKRLLSAPGQLRLTPSNIAQFSALLPGNLKALFPSEHLLLRSVANNGRVVMLVIADQGGQPLNDVCLQAFGKTVQCIERALGSFSRRGR
- a CDS encoding EAL domain-containing response regulator, whose amino-acid sequence is MAIEKKTIRLLILEDSQNEAERLVSLFRNAGHATRVHRLTSSDDLAESLQQTWDLLICAPSSEHLEPSEAITAIRRQAKDIPVIQLVEENDSEIITEALLFGAQDALPQGEDERLVLVAKRELANLEERRARRAAEVALREAEKRCQLLLESSVDAITYVHDGMHIYANRAYLELFSYEDGDELEGMPMIDLIASADHGAFKDFLKNYQSAEGHAELNCQGVRADGSSFAAQMTFSPATYDGEPCIQVVIRAQTSNAELEEKLREISSQDLVTGLFNRNHFLELMDNAAERAINSGQPSTLAYIRVDRYAGMQGEIGLAGIDMLLTDLAGLLRAHFPMETQLARFGDDVFAALLPLQTPEQCQASLAALLKKVEGHLFDVSGRTVQTTLSIGVAGLSEKTAKAQEVIDRAHRCADELSDGNAIKLFNPADELAAAANRGNLLAMVQQALENNSFRLLFQPIISLRGDAHEHYEVLLRLLSPQGEEVPPAQFLAAAKDAGLGEKIDRWVILNSIKLLADHRSKGHNTRLFVHLSSASLQDQTLLPWLSVALKAARLPSDSLVFQFSEPDAITYLKQAKVLTQGLAELHCKVALSQFGCALNPFNTLKHLQVDFVKVDGSFSQDLSNAENQEALKTLLSSLHAQAKLTIVPFVESASVLATLWQAGVNFIQGYYLQGPSQSMDYDFSAGDE
- the asd gene encoding archaetidylserine decarboxylase (Phosphatidylserine decarboxylase is synthesized as a single chain precursor. Generation of the pyruvoyl active site from a Ser is coupled to cleavage of a Gly-Ser bond between the larger (beta) and smaller (alpha chains). It is an integral membrane protein.) codes for the protein MKQRLFILSQYLLPHHLLSRLIGCVAECRIGWLKNPLISWFAKQYQVNMSEAQVEDLRTYEHFNAFFTRALKDGARPLDETPGAILSPADGAISQLGAIEHGRIFQAKGHSFSAVELLGGDAERAAPFMGGQFATVYLSPKDYHRVHMPLGGTLKEMVYVPGRLFSVNQTTAENVPELFARNERVVCLFDTERGPMAVVLVGAMIVASVETVWAGLVTPPKRELKSTRYDAQARGPIELAKGAEMGRFKLGSTAIVLFGPNQVQWAQELDAGSAVRMGQLMGTTQD
- a CDS encoding molecular chaperone, whose amino-acid sequence is MDKQSTHLQLLRVPTPSKQSLSFCDGSPRDLKRWIAGLPKANIGETARQLYQSLVELNQFLTPSENRLQLLELLRPEVSFVCQHLERHFLNQAIVLDERPRKVANLCQALQNHLAVGYKLIISRVITRSGKDRDQLLAVSLQRASHSLCCPLIRASQLYCPVPEGLWLELHQLYQIACEQRLQRQVIRDPLARHTQGMSTEQTYVTALLLGCARTNQMRQNGIARLAEALEPWSTLVKLQAGDDPDSLFVLAPQIDGPPRYKSLYQSSELHNLLGIDTQPLVDAIKEYLDLPEEERSKSRLMIPEGISLDLLQHVAAAWGDIAERTFQRTAGHGSLTLCIGMTALHFFLAGRSSFAEVLKRPVEIGAAVFKPVTGEPDVWSNAFDAQRNAADEIHFEEIQYTKVTPGEQAQPESNGESYPTFPLPIVNHSPGGYCLSWPKDVPSQLQAGELLGVQDNPSQGWSVAIVRWIRQVRGGGTQMGIELIAPHARPCGLQLLRKGEQNSQYLRALLLPEISAISRPASLITPRLPFQEGSKVLINDHGEEHRAVLTRKQVSTGSFSQFEYHRVGVEEASAGTPVTASQSQKPAGEEDFDSLWKSL